The Henningerozyma blattae CBS 6284 chromosome 7, complete genome region agaaGGAAGATAACCCGTTGGTTAAGTATcactttcttttttatctaaattaCTTACTAGATCGTATTACTTAGTTATCTTTATGGACTAATTTATCTCATTGGAAAGAAATTAACACGAAATAGGCAAAATAAAGCCTCAATGGtactccaaaaaaaatgttcTTTGATCAGTTATTAGCTTGGTCTTCCAAAAATTATCTGAAATTGGGATTTATAGTATATGCTCTTTGATCttcattatattaatatatttagcATTTCtgctaaaaaaaacaagaattttggtatatattattaataaaaaatacagGGGAAAAGCTTGGgttttttcttatatttaAGCGCCTAAACCTTACTTTAACTAGGTTTACTTTCGAAAAAAGAtcattaattcttttaatccTTTTTAACaactaaatatatatttcaaaaacgttcaaaaatttctacGTAACCTGTTGTAAAAATAGTTATAGAAGCAAGagcaaaaattaaaatcaatgTTGAACTGGTTTTAAAGTATAGTTAGCGTCAGTAATGTTTTGTATAATTGCAACAGATGAAGTTGATTTTCTACGGTAGAATATTAACTAATACTGGCTATGGGTAAAGTAattaggaaaaaaaatagtcaaggtatttatttcatatattctaaaaagatatatttaataagcTTATACTACTTAGAGAATTTCCTTATATAGTCAAGGAACATTTCATTAGATATTACGTGACAAGGAAACCATGCACGTGACCGCATCGCATAATCCGCAGCGCAAATTTCTGGGGAGTTATTGGAGTTATGATATGGTAAGCATAGTAGTataatggaaaataatcaatatattaagaaaaataaaattcaaataaattaatttattagtatttgctaatattatttttaattgtagAATATACGGAGAAATtgattgataattttattccattgaaattaattggCCAATTCCCAGTTCTGctcttttttaaaatttgaaattcaatttaaagaaaattaggGTAAAATTAAGCAAGAGAATTGCCCATTAGGTTAATTTAATCATAATATAGtgttcaaatatttatatattgacTAAGAGCTTtgctatatatatatattattatggCTAGACTTCATAGGAGATTGAGAAAGTCTACCATCAGTAGAGCGGTTTTAACAGAAGATGGGATTCTTATCCGATCCCAGGGGATAGATCATAATCATAACCATAACCATGTTCATACTCATACTCATTATAATGACACTAATGAAGTTAGATTTGATAAGAAAAGTGAGAAAGCTGAGCgatctaaaaaaattaactttaCGACAGATTCAGTTGATGATTTGTCATCCGAAGCTGTATTAGAACGGCCTCCAACGATTACAAgattaaatgaaacaaatggattatacaattataataatgaaggATCTGATTCTGAGGCTGACAGAGATTTGCCCTCCTTTCTCGAGGAAGAGGAAGAGGAAGAGGAAGaggaagaggaagaagaagaagaggatATAGATGGTACTAATCACCGTACGAAGCATACGGAGGATGGTGCTGGTAGAGGATCTAGTGtagatgaagatgagaCTGAAACAGGCATACAGAATATGGGTACAGAAGaggatgatgaagataatgaatttttcatcgGAGATGAATTTGGTTCACCATTTTATAAAACGGATCAAAGCAATAGTACTTTTTTTGAAACAGTTTCATTGATCAGTTGTGTCACTTGCCTAAGTGATTCCTATTCAACAACCTCTACAGTTATAAATAGCCCGACATCATCCAGAGGTACTACAGCCAATACAACAAGTAGCAATATAAATGTTAATAGATCACCATCATTTAGAGATTCAACACAAACGAATAACTCACACCATTCAAACCATTATTCTTCTGTAAATGGTCAATTTCCTGTGAATACAGTAATACCCTACTCCAGAATTTTATCGGCTCGTTACGTATCACCAATGCATTCAAATTCACAAGAGAATATTAGTGCggataaagataaaaatatggaCATTAAAGATAATTCTAGTAATAAGTCAGATCGTGATGCTACAATTGATATAGTTAGCAATGATAaggataataaaaatattcaagataGTAAAATCATAAACCTTAAAAATAGTATCAGATACAGTAGTATTTGTAAGgtaaattctaattctaagGATACTTCTATCACTACCACTACTACTTCTACTACTGACGATGATAATAacgatgatgataatgatgattatAATAACGATAATACTATTGATCtaccaaataatactaataatgataatgataatattaaaaatattaattgcattgataaaaataatagcatACCAATCAATAATACCATAGATAGCAAAAACAATAACATTAGCCGTACTACTACTTCTAAAGGCACCAATACCAATATCCCTAGAAATACTgcaattttcaataattcaatagatAGTACATTAAGCGATGCTGcttcaacaaataatatggATACAACTTTCGATTCAAATCACCCTGATGCTAGCCTGCCGCAAACAAATCattatattgaaatatcatttgCAAAACCAAGGAGACATGATGTAGTACCAAAGAGGCTCAGCTTATGTATAGAGAACTACCCacattctttaaaatcaattaaaacatTATCAAGCTTTGAGTCTTCTTCAGATATAGATGAAATCTTAAGATCATCGTTCTCCTATAAGAGCTCTAATAGCATTTATTCGAGCTTTTGTAATGATACGGATAAAAAAGATTCTCCAAATGACGATataattgaagaaatattatcaagaaGTTACAAGAATTCGAAAAGAAATAGGTCGATTCTAGTTATTATAAATCAATTCGGTGGTAAAGGTAAggcaaaaaaaatgttcATTACAAAAGCAAAGCCAATATTACTTGCTAGTGGCTGTAAAATCGATGTCACTTATACTAGATATGCTCGCCACGCCATTGACATTGGTAAACATTTGGATATCGATAAGTATGATACAATTTTATGTGCTTCTGGTGATGGAATTCCATATGAAATCATTAATGGTCTTTACCAAAGACCAGATCGTGCAAAagcttttgaaaaattagcCATCACTGAACTGCCTTGTGGATCTGGTAATGCAATGAGCGTATCATGTTTTTGGACAAATAATCCCTCGTATGCCGCATTGTCATTAGTTAagtcaattgaaaaaagaattgattTAATGTGTGTTTCACAACCAAATTATCCTCCAAGATTATCTTTCTTATCACAAACATACGGCGTTATTGCTGAATCAGATATCAACACTGAATTCATTAGATGGTTAGGCTCTGCAAGATTTGAACTGGGAGTTGCATTTAATGTGttacaaagaaaaaaatatcctTGTGAGCTATATGTAAAATATGTCGCACAGTCgaaaaatgatttgaagaatttttatttaaatcataaGAATAACGAGCAACAGTTTGATTTGGATggtaattatatatttcatgAGGATCATAAAAACTCTCAAATAACCGAGGAAAGCtttgatattaaatattcatatgACGATGAACTACCAGATGATTGGGTAAGAATTGACAaagatttaacaaaaaatttgGGTATCTTTTATGCCGGCGAAATGCCCTACATTGCTGCTGATACTAAATTTTTTCCTGCTGCTTTGCCTTCTGATGGAGCAATTGATATGGTTTTAACTGATGCAAGGACACCGGTTACAAGAATGGTCCCCATTCTGTTAGCACTGGATAAAGGTTCACATGTGTTACAACCGGAAGTTTTacattcaaaaatttcagCTTATAAATTAGTTCCAAAACTTTCTAATACAGTTGTCTCCGTTGATGGTGAAAAGTTTCCATTAGAGCCAATGATTGTTGAAGTGATGCCCAAGATTTGTAAGACTTTATTACGTAATGGTAGCTATGTTGAGACAGAATTTGAAACTATGTGAAGTTAACATTTTCAGCATACGTAGGCtctcaaaattattattaattgttgttcttttCTG contains the following coding sequences:
- the TBLA0G00430 gene encoding uncharacterized protein (similar to Saccharomyces cerevisiae LCB5 (YLR260W) and LCB4 (YOR171C); ancestral locus Anc_6.48) — encoded protein: MARLHRRLRKSTISRAVLTEDGILIRSQGIDHNHNHNHVHTHTHYNDTNEVRFDKKSEKAERSKKINFTTDSVDDLSSEAVLERPPTITRLNETNGLYNYNNEGSDSEADRDLPSFLEEEEEEEEEEEEEEEEDIDGTNHRTKHTEDGAGRGSSVDEDETETGIQNMGTEEDDEDNEFFIGDEFGSPFYKTDQSNSTFFETVSLISCVTCLSDSYSTTSTVINSPTSSRGTTANTTSSNINVNRSPSFRDSTQTNNSHHSNHYSSVNGQFPVNTVIPYSRILSARYVSPMHSNSQENISADKDKNMDIKDNSSNKSDRDATIDIVSNDKDNKNIQDSKIINLKNSIRYSSICKVNSNSKDTSITTTTTSTTDDDNNDDDNDDYNNDNTIDLPNNTNNDNDNIKNINCIDKNNSIPINNTIDSKNNNISRTTTSKGTNTNIPRNTAIFNNSIDSTLSDAASTNNMDTTFDSNHPDASLPQTNHYIEISFAKPRRHDVVPKRLSLCIENYPHSLKSIKTLSSFESSSDIDEILRSSFSYKSSNSIYSSFCNDTDKKDSPNDDIIEEILSRSYKNSKRNRSILVIINQFGGKGKAKKMFITKAKPILLASGCKIDVTYTRYARHAIDIGKHLDIDKYDTILCASGDGIPYEIINGLYQRPDRAKAFEKLAITELPCGSGNAMSVSCFWTNNPSYAALSLVKSIEKRIDLMCVSQPNYPPRLSFLSQTYGVIAESDINTEFIRWLGSARFELGVAFNVLQRKKYPCELYVKYVAQSKNDLKNFYLNHKNNEQQFDLDGNYIFHEDHKNSQITEESFDIKYSYDDELPDDWVRIDKDLTKNLGIFYAGEMPYIAADTKFFPAALPSDGAIDMVLTDARTPVTRMVPILLALDKGSHVLQPEVLHSKISAYKLVPKLSNTVVSVDGEKFPLEPMIVEVMPKICKTLLRNGSYVETEFETM